The following proteins come from a genomic window of Maribacter sp. HTCC2170:
- the hppD gene encoding 4-hydroxyphenylpyruvate dioxygenase — MSTLDNTSLQLPKENPEAEDFLPLLGTDYVELYVGNAKQAAHYYISAWGFQPLAYAGLETGLKDRVSYVVQQDKIKLVLTSPLKAGGEINEHVNAHGDGVKAIALWVDDATKSHHETTKRGAVSYLKPKKTNDDNGEVVLSGIHTYGETVHIFVERSNYEGVFLPGYVKWDPYYKTKDIGLKYIDHMVGNVGWNEMNKWCKFYAEVMGFAQLVSFDDKDISTEYTALMSKVMSNGNGRIKFPINEPADGRKKSQIEEYIEFYNGAGVQHMAMATDNIIETVTELRNRGVEFLTVPPVYYEDVLDRVGEIDEDLEPLKELSILIDRDDEGYLLQIFTKPILDRPTMFIEIIQRKGAKSFGKGNFKALFEAIEREQESRGTL, encoded by the coding sequence ATGTCTACTTTAGATAATACTTCGTTGCAATTACCAAAAGAAAACCCTGAAGCAGAGGATTTTTTACCTCTTTTAGGGACTGATTATGTAGAACTTTATGTAGGTAACGCCAAACAAGCTGCACATTATTATATTTCGGCCTGGGGTTTTCAACCTTTGGCATATGCCGGACTCGAAACAGGGTTGAAAGACAGGGTTTCTTATGTTGTGCAACAGGATAAAATTAAGTTGGTTCTTACTTCACCATTAAAGGCAGGAGGGGAAATAAATGAGCATGTAAATGCACATGGTGATGGGGTAAAGGCAATTGCACTTTGGGTAGATGATGCCACGAAAAGTCATCACGAAACAACAAAAAGAGGAGCAGTTAGTTACTTGAAACCAAAAAAGACAAATGATGACAATGGCGAGGTGGTTTTATCTGGCATACATACGTATGGAGAAACTGTGCATATTTTTGTTGAGCGCAGCAATTATGAAGGTGTTTTCTTGCCAGGTTATGTAAAATGGGACCCCTACTATAAAACAAAGGACATTGGTCTTAAGTATATTGACCATATGGTCGGCAATGTAGGTTGGAACGAAATGAACAAATGGTGCAAATTTTATGCAGAAGTAATGGGCTTTGCGCAATTAGTGTCTTTTGATGATAAAGATATTTCTACAGAATATACCGCCCTTATGAGCAAGGTGATGAGTAATGGGAATGGTAGGATCAAATTCCCAATTAATGAACCTGCAGACGGGCGAAAAAAATCCCAAATAGAAGAATATATAGAATTCTACAATGGGGCCGGAGTGCAACATATGGCCATGGCCACCGACAATATTATTGAAACAGTTACTGAGCTGCGAAATAGGGGTGTTGAATTTCTAACAGTTCCACCGGTTTATTACGAAGATGTTTTGGACAGAGTGGGGGAAATAGATGAAGACCTTGAGCCTTTAAAAGAACTAAGCATTCTTATCGATAGGGATGATGAAGGCTATCTGCTACAAATTTTTACCAAACCCATTTTAGATAGACCAACAATGTTTATCGAAATCATACAGCGGAAAGGGGCAAAATCTTTTGGAAAAGGTAATTTCAAAGCACTTTTTGAAGCTATTGAGAGAGAACAAGAATCAAGGGGGACCTTGTAG
- a CDS encoding lipoprotein signal peptidase, which produces MSLKKSLLIIVLVLLVDQISKIYIKTNFALGDSYEVFEWFKIHFIENSGAAWGAKLNDFLPISENTAKLILSVFRLFAVAGIGYWLLDSIKKHSSKTLILAVSLIFAGALGNIIDSVFYGILFNDSIGQVATMFSDEPYGGLFFGKVVDMLYFPMVDTTWPEWVPYFGGNHFSFFDPVFNIADTAISTGVGILLVFNKKAFGNKEEENEVLEENQEIENE; this is translated from the coding sequence ATGAGTCTTAAAAAATCTTTGCTGATTATTGTTTTGGTGCTGCTGGTTGATCAGATTAGCAAGATATACATTAAAACGAATTTTGCCTTGGGCGACTCTTATGAGGTGTTCGAATGGTTTAAAATACATTTTATTGAAAACTCAGGCGCTGCATGGGGAGCCAAGCTCAACGATTTTCTTCCAATTTCGGAAAATACGGCAAAGTTGATTCTTTCAGTATTTAGGTTATTTGCTGTTGCGGGGATAGGATATTGGTTATTGGATAGTATTAAAAAGCATTCTTCCAAAACGCTTATTCTTGCTGTCTCACTTATTTTTGCCGGTGCTTTGGGCAATATTATCGATTCTGTTTTTTATGGGATTTTGTTCAATGATAGCATTGGGCAAGTTGCTACTATGTTCTCAGACGAACCTTATGGCGGTTTGTTTTTCGGGAAGGTTGTAGATATGCTATATTTTCCCATGGTTGATACCACATGGCCAGAATGGGTGCCCTATTTCGGTGGTAATCATTTTAGTTTTTTTGACCCCGTATTCAATATTGCAGACACTGCTATTAGCACTGGGGTAGGCATATTGTTGGTCTTTAATAAAAAGGCTTTTGGAAACAAGGAGGAAGAGAATGAAGTGCTAGAAGAAAATCAAGAAATAGAAAACGAATAG
- the ileS gene encoding isoleucine--tRNA ligase, producing MKFAGYKGLDLPKVAQEELQYWKEHSIFEKSVSSREGNPSYVFYEGPPSANGMPGIHHVIARTIKDIFPRYKTMKGFQVKRKAGWDTHGLPIELGVEKELGITKEDIGVKISVEEYNAACKKAVMRYTDVWNEMTERVGYWVDMEDPYITYKSKYMESVWWLLKQIYDKDLIYKGYTIQPYSPKAGTGLSSHELNQPGTYQDITDTTVTAQFKVKKETLPEALNNIDGDIHMLAWTTTPWTLPSNTALTVGAKIEYVLVKSFNQYTFEPINVILAKNLVGKQFSGKFFEAENESDFTEYTTANKKIPFKVITEVVGKDLVDIEYEQLLPYALPYQNPENAFRVIAGDFVTTEDGTGIVHTAPTFGADDAMVAKQAVPEVPPMLVLDENKNPVPLVDLQGKFRPEMKELGGKYVKNEYYDDGTAPERSVDVEIAIKLKEENKAFKVEKYVHSYPNCWRTDKPILYYPLDSWFIKITDVKDRMFNLNETINWKPKATGEGRFGNWLANANDWNLSRSRYWGIPLPIWRTEDGTEDMIIGSVEELKSEMAKAVEAGVLEQDIFADFVVGDMSEDNYEKIDLHKNIVDQITLVSKSGKPMKRESDLIDVWFDSGSMPYAQWHYPFENKNLIDKGETFPADFIAEGVDQTRGWFYTLHAIATMVFDSVAYKNVVSNGLVLDKEGKKMSKRLGNAVDPFETMDEHGPDATRWYMISNANPWDNLKFDIDGIVEVKRKFFGTLYNTYSFFALYANIDEFSYAEDNIPLNERPEIDRWILSELHTLIKKVDEAYDDYEPTRAARAISDYVQENLSNWYVRLCRRRFWKGDYQKDKISAYQTLYTCLTTVAKLSAPIAPFFMDRLYRDLTNTTSKDKFESVHLSHFPEYDASLVDKDLESKMAKAQTISSLVLSIRQKEKIKVRQPLQKIMIPILDDQQKHEIEAVADLIKSEVNVKEIELLDDASGILVKKIKPNFKVLGPKYGKDMKLIAQSVSSLGQEDIQKIEQQGEISLNIDNKIIKLQLQDVEIASQDIEGWLVASQGPLTVALDVTINEDLRKEGIARELVNRIQNIRKESGFEVTDKIDIKILKDGLVENAVESNIGYIKAETLTAELQFEDILENGTAIAFDEVNTKLFIEKH from the coding sequence ATGAAGTTTGCCGGATATAAAGGATTGGATTTACCTAAGGTTGCACAGGAAGAGCTACAGTACTGGAAAGAGCATTCGATTTTCGAAAAAAGTGTTTCCAGTAGAGAAGGTAATCCAAGCTATGTATTTTATGAAGGGCCACCATCTGCCAACGGCATGCCTGGTATTCATCATGTAATAGCACGAACCATCAAGGATATCTTTCCACGCTATAAGACCATGAAAGGTTTTCAGGTTAAGCGAAAAGCTGGGTGGGACACACACGGACTTCCAATCGAGCTGGGTGTTGAAAAGGAATTGGGAATCACAAAGGAAGATATTGGCGTAAAAATTTCTGTTGAAGAATATAATGCTGCTTGTAAAAAAGCGGTAATGCGTTATACCGATGTTTGGAATGAAATGACTGAAAGGGTAGGTTATTGGGTTGACATGGAAGATCCATATATAACGTACAAGTCCAAATATATGGAGTCTGTCTGGTGGTTGTTGAAACAGATTTACGATAAGGACCTTATTTATAAAGGGTATACCATTCAGCCCTATTCACCAAAAGCAGGAACTGGATTAAGTTCACATGAATTGAATCAGCCAGGAACCTATCAAGATATTACCGATACTACGGTTACGGCACAATTCAAGGTTAAAAAAGAAACTTTACCCGAGGCCTTGAACAACATTGATGGTGATATTCATATGTTGGCTTGGACAACGACTCCTTGGACGCTTCCCTCGAACACCGCATTAACGGTCGGTGCCAAAATAGAGTATGTATTGGTTAAAAGTTTCAACCAATACACCTTTGAACCAATCAATGTGATTTTGGCCAAAAATCTGGTTGGAAAACAATTCAGCGGCAAGTTTTTTGAGGCTGAAAATGAGAGCGATTTTACAGAATATACTACTGCAAATAAAAAGATTCCGTTTAAGGTCATTACCGAAGTAGTTGGAAAAGATTTGGTAGACATTGAATATGAGCAATTATTGCCCTATGCCCTGCCATACCAGAACCCAGAAAATGCTTTTAGGGTCATTGCCGGGGATTTTGTAACGACTGAAGATGGTACGGGAATCGTACATACGGCGCCTACTTTTGGTGCAGATGATGCCATGGTTGCCAAGCAGGCCGTTCCTGAGGTGCCACCAATGTTGGTCTTGGATGAAAATAAGAATCCAGTCCCGTTGGTAGATTTACAAGGCAAGTTTAGACCCGAAATGAAGGAATTGGGTGGTAAGTACGTCAAGAATGAGTATTATGACGATGGAACTGCTCCAGAGAGGTCGGTCGATGTTGAAATTGCCATCAAACTAAAAGAGGAGAACAAAGCTTTTAAGGTCGAAAAATATGTACACAGTTATCCCAATTGCTGGCGTACAGATAAGCCAATTTTATATTATCCGTTGGATTCTTGGTTCATCAAAATCACCGATGTCAAGGACCGAATGTTCAATTTGAATGAAACCATAAACTGGAAGCCTAAGGCTACAGGTGAAGGTAGGTTCGGTAATTGGTTGGCAAACGCCAATGATTGGAACCTCTCCCGATCTCGTTATTGGGGAATACCACTTCCTATTTGGCGTACCGAAGATGGTACCGAGGATATGATTATTGGCTCTGTTGAAGAATTGAAATCTGAAATGGCGAAAGCTGTGGAAGCAGGTGTACTTGAACAGGATATTTTTGCAGATTTTGTGGTTGGTGATATGAGTGAAGACAATTATGAAAAGATTGATCTTCATAAGAATATTGTTGACCAGATCACTTTGGTTTCAAAATCGGGCAAACCTATGAAACGCGAGAGCGATTTGATAGATGTTTGGTTTGATAGTGGTTCTATGCCCTACGCGCAATGGCATTATCCTTTTGAAAACAAAAATTTGATTGATAAAGGAGAAACGTTTCCAGCAGATTTTATTGCTGAAGGCGTGGATCAGACCCGAGGTTGGTTCTACACTTTACATGCCATAGCCACTATGGTTTTTGATTCCGTGGCCTATAAAAATGTAGTTTCCAACGGACTTGTTTTGGACAAGGAAGGCAAGAAAATGTCCAAACGTCTGGGCAATGCGGTTGATCCTTTTGAAACTATGGATGAGCATGGGCCCGATGCCACACGTTGGTACATGATTTCAAACGCCAATCCTTGGGACAATTTAAAGTTTGATATTGATGGGATTGTTGAGGTAAAACGAAAATTCTTTGGCACACTTTATAATACATACTCATTCTTTGCCTTATATGCGAACATAGATGAATTCTCTTATGCTGAGGATAATATTCCACTAAATGAACGCCCTGAAATTGATCGTTGGATTCTTTCTGAACTTCATACCTTAATTAAAAAGGTAGATGAGGCCTATGATGATTATGAGCCAACAAGGGCCGCTAGGGCAATTTCTGATTATGTGCAGGAAAATTTGAGTAACTGGTACGTTCGTTTATGTAGAAGAAGGTTCTGGAAAGGGGATTACCAGAAAGATAAGATTTCGGCCTACCAAACACTATATACTTGTTTGACCACCGTTGCAAAACTGTCGGCCCCTATTGCGCCTTTCTTTATGGATAGACTATACAGGGACCTGACCAATACCACTTCAAAGGATAAATTTGAAAGTGTTCATTTATCCCATTTCCCAGAGTATGATGCATCTCTGGTTGATAAGGATTTGGAAAGTAAAATGGCCAAGGCCCAAACGATTTCATCTTTGGTACTTTCTATTCGACAGAAAGAAAAAATAAAGGTTCGTCAACCCCTGCAAAAAATTATGATCCCTATTTTGGATGATCAGCAAAAACATGAAATTGAAGCAGTTGCCGATTTGATAAAGTCAGAGGTCAATGTCAAGGAAATTGAACTTTTGGATGATGCATCGGGAATTTTGGTCAAGAAAATAAAGCCAAATTTCAAGGTATTAGGCCCAAAATATGGCAAGGATATGAAGCTTATCGCACAGAGCGTTAGTTCTTTAGGACAGGAAGACATCCAAAAAATTGAACAGCAGGGCGAAATATCTTTAAATATCGATAATAAAATCATTAAATTACAGTTACAGGATGTAGAGATAGCTTCCCAAGATATAGAAGGCTGGTTGGTAGCAAGCCAAGGGCCACTTACCGTAGCTCTTGATGTTACAATCAATGAAGACCTTAGAAAGGAAGGTATTGCCAGGGAACTCGTAAACAGGATTCAAAATATTAGAAAAGAGTCTGGTTTTGAGGTCACTGATAAAATTGATATTAAGATCCTTAAGGATGGTTTGGTTGAGAATGCCGTTGAAAGTAACATAGGTTATATTAAAGCGGAAACACTAACAGCCGAACTGCAGTTTGAGGATATCCTTGAAAATGGCACGGCAATTGCCTTTGACGAGGTGAACACTAAATTGTTTATTGAAAAACACTAA
- the uvrC gene encoding excinuclease ABC subunit UvrC, translating to MPQLPLKIQISTLPNSPGVYQFYDEADTILYVGKAKNLKKRVSSYFNKNHEYGKTRILVKKIRSIKHIVVSTESDALLLESNLIKKYRPRYNVLLKDDKSYPWICIKKERFPRIFPTRKLIKDGSEYFGPYTSMYTVKTLLELIRNVYPLRTCNYDLSEEKIKSGKYKLCLEYHLGNCLGPCEGLQSSSDYDKQIDEIRSILKGNFKSSLQSFKNQMKLLADDMLFEEAQQIKDKIAVLENYQSKTTIVNPKINNVDVFSIIADDSFAYVNFLQISLGAIIRSHTMEIKKKLEEKDEDLLQLAIFEIRQRFNSESKEIYLPFKVVVEPHIKVTVPKLGDKRKILDLSIRNAKYFRQERFNQIKIVDPERHTNRIMAQMQKDIRLSTEPRHIECFDNSNIQGSNPVAACVVFKNGKPSKKEYRHYNIKTVVGPDDFASMEEVVYRRYKRLLDETQPLPQLIVIDGGKGQLSSALKSLDILGLRGKIAIIGIAKRLEEIYFPEDPIPLYLDKKSESLKIIQQLRNEAHRFGITLHRNKRSKAAINSTLENINGVGEKTARDLLKKFKSVKRIKEASIEDIAQVVGISKAKKIVETFRK from the coding sequence ATGCCCCAACTACCCTTAAAAATTCAAATAAGTACGTTGCCTAACAGCCCAGGGGTATACCAGTTTTATGATGAGGCCGATACTATTTTATATGTTGGCAAAGCCAAAAACCTTAAAAAAAGAGTTTCATCATATTTTAATAAAAACCATGAATATGGTAAAACCCGTATTCTGGTAAAAAAAATCAGAAGTATAAAGCATATTGTTGTTTCCACTGAGTCAGATGCACTTTTATTGGAAAGCAACCTAATTAAAAAATATAGACCGCGATATAATGTTTTGTTGAAGGATGACAAATCCTATCCTTGGATCTGTATTAAGAAAGAACGTTTCCCGAGAATATTCCCAACTAGAAAATTGATTAAAGATGGTTCTGAGTATTTTGGACCGTATACCAGCATGTATACGGTCAAAACTTTATTGGAATTAATCAGAAACGTTTATCCACTGCGAACGTGCAATTATGATCTGTCCGAGGAAAAGATCAAATCGGGCAAGTATAAATTGTGTCTTGAATATCATTTGGGAAATTGTTTAGGGCCTTGCGAGGGTCTACAAAGCAGTTCGGATTATGATAAACAGATTGATGAGATAAGAAGTATCCTCAAAGGGAATTTCAAGTCTTCTTTACAATCTTTCAAAAACCAAATGAAACTGTTGGCCGATGATATGCTATTTGAGGAAGCACAACAGATCAAAGACAAGATAGCTGTTCTTGAGAACTATCAATCAAAGACCACCATTGTTAATCCTAAAATCAATAATGTTGATGTATTCTCGATAATAGCCGATGATTCTTTTGCATATGTTAACTTCTTACAGATATCGCTTGGAGCCATTATTAGATCGCATACCATGGAAATCAAAAAGAAACTGGAAGAAAAAGATGAGGATCTTTTGCAACTGGCCATTTTTGAAATAAGGCAACGGTTTAATTCAGAATCAAAAGAGATTTATTTGCCTTTTAAAGTTGTAGTAGAACCCCATATAAAAGTTACTGTTCCCAAATTGGGTGACAAACGAAAAATTCTTGACCTTTCGATTAGGAACGCCAAATATTTTAGACAGGAAAGGTTCAATCAGATCAAGATAGTGGACCCTGAGCGCCATACAAATAGAATAATGGCCCAAATGCAAAAAGACATACGATTGTCAACCGAACCAAGACATATTGAATGTTTTGATAATAGTAATATACAAGGAAGTAACCCTGTCGCAGCTTGTGTGGTTTTTAAGAATGGCAAACCTTCAAAAAAAGAATACAGACATTATAATATAAAGACCGTTGTGGGCCCGGATGATTTTGCCTCAATGGAAGAAGTGGTATACAGGCGTTACAAAAGATTGTTGGACGAAACGCAACCTTTACCACAATTAATTGTCATTGATGGAGGAAAGGGCCAACTTTCCTCTGCTTTGAAAAGTTTGGATATTTTAGGCTTAAGGGGAAAGATTGCAATTATAGGAATTGCCAAAAGACTAGAGGAAATATATTTTCCAGAGGACCCTATTCCTTTATATTTAGATAAAAAGTCGGAAAGTTTAAAAATAATACAGCAATTGAGAAATGAGGCACATAGGTTTGGCATTACCTTGCATCGTAATAAAAGAAGCAAGGCCGCCATCAACTCTACCTTGGAGAATATCAACGGTGTTGGTGAAAAAACAGCCAGAGACCTGTTAAAAAAGTTTAAATCGGTTAAAAGGATAAAGGAGGCATCAATCGAAGACATTGCACAAGTAGTTGGAATTTCCAAAGCAAAAAAAATTGTTGAAACTTTTCGCAAGTAA
- a CDS encoding patatin-like phospholipase family protein, whose protein sequence is MKNLFILLVLFNVVQLIGQDSSENEELKVGLVLSGGGAKGMAHIGALKVIEKAGVKIDYIGGTSMGAIVGALYASGYSATQLDSIFRNLDFDKMIRDNLPRGVKTFYEKEDSERYAVKLPFDNFKVSIPQGFSGGQNIYHELVKHLYHVKDVNDFNELPIPFVCIATNVETGDEVILKKGYLPEAIMASGTLPSLFEPSTIDGKVLIDGGVVNNYPIEEVKKMGANLIIGVDVQHGLKDRDELLSATEILLQINNFRTAEDMVEKSVQTDVYIKPDMANYSVMDFDLDDEIIVKGENAAKDKLDQLHEIASRQKNNTPIVANTISPIDSLMVSRLIIRGDNESYSRGYVKGKLRFKLGDKTTFEKLQQGISNLSATGNFETIRYELLADGDGEDLILKLNETKNRTFLKVGAHYDDLYNSAAIINLTRKNFIFSDDVASFDFILGDNVRYNLQYYIDKGSYWSFGINSRFNDFEKEINFNLIESNFPTTPGININNLNIDVLDVTNQVYVQTVWQEEFAFSLGVEHKYLRYSTRTLGDIEDNNSLISNLSARNERVYFEKSSFYSTYGQLKLDTYDDKYFPSKGLFFDGDFHFYVLSSDFNDNFKEFSIAKARMGTAFPLLENLSINIETEGGFKLGTSGVTTFDFVLGGYGNNLINNFTPFIGYDFLSLPGNSYVKAHGRLDLEIAPKNHVMFTANFANVDDDLFRTGEWFTEPSYSGYGISYGLESFMGPLQVMYSWSPEGTSHFFFSLGYWF, encoded by the coding sequence ATGAAAAACCTGTTCATTTTATTAGTACTCTTTAATGTAGTTCAACTCATTGGGCAAGATTCATCAGAAAATGAAGAGCTAAAAGTGGGTTTGGTCTTGAGTGGTGGTGGTGCCAAAGGAATGGCACATATTGGCGCATTAAAGGTGATTGAGAAGGCAGGTGTGAAAATAGATTATATTGGAGGAACAAGTATGGGTGCGATTGTGGGTGCGCTTTATGCCTCTGGTTATTCGGCCACTCAGCTTGATTCTATTTTTAGGAACCTTGATTTCGATAAAATGATCCGTGACAATCTTCCTCGAGGGGTAAAAACCTTTTACGAAAAAGAAGATTCTGAACGTTATGCGGTTAAACTTCCGTTTGATAATTTTAAGGTTTCCATTCCTCAAGGATTTTCTGGCGGGCAGAATATTTACCATGAGCTGGTAAAACATCTTTATCATGTTAAAGACGTAAATGATTTTAACGAACTGCCAATTCCTTTTGTTTGTATTGCCACCAATGTAGAGACCGGCGATGAAGTAATTTTGAAAAAAGGATATTTACCCGAAGCAATCATGGCCAGCGGTACTTTGCCTTCACTTTTTGAACCATCTACAATAGACGGTAAGGTATTGATAGATGGTGGTGTAGTAAATAACTACCCAATTGAAGAAGTCAAAAAAATGGGGGCTAATCTCATTATTGGGGTTGACGTTCAACATGGACTTAAAGATAGGGATGAGTTACTTTCAGCTACAGAGATCCTGTTGCAAATAAACAATTTCAGAACTGCTGAGGATATGGTTGAAAAATCTGTCCAGACAGATGTCTATATAAAACCCGATATGGCCAATTATTCGGTAATGGATTTTGATCTTGATGATGAAATAATCGTTAAGGGTGAAAATGCCGCCAAAGATAAACTGGATCAATTGCACGAGATTGCTTCCAGGCAAAAAAACAACACTCCAATTGTTGCCAATACAATCTCTCCTATAGATAGTTTAATGGTCTCGAGATTGATAATAAGAGGGGATAATGAAAGCTATTCCCGAGGTTATGTCAAAGGTAAGCTAAGATTCAAATTAGGTGATAAGACCACATTTGAGAAATTGCAACAAGGAATAAGTAACTTATCAGCGACTGGTAATTTTGAAACGATTAGATATGAACTATTGGCAGATGGTGATGGGGAGGATCTAATATTGAAGCTTAATGAAACAAAAAACAGGACTTTTTTGAAAGTAGGAGCCCATTACGACGATCTTTATAATAGCGCGGCTATAATTAATCTTACCCGAAAGAATTTTATTTTCAGTGATGATGTCGCATCCTTTGATTTTATCTTAGGGGATAACGTTAGGTATAACCTTCAATATTATATTGATAAAGGATCGTATTGGAGCTTTGGTATAAATTCCAGGTTCAATGATTTTGAGAAAGAAATCAATTTTAATTTGATTGAGAGTAATTTTCCAACAACACCTGGTATAAATATCAACAATTTGAATATAGATGTTCTCGACGTTACGAACCAAGTTTATGTGCAAACAGTTTGGCAAGAAGAGTTTGCTTTTAGTTTGGGTGTTGAGCATAAGTATTTGAGATACAGCACAAGAACATTAGGTGATATAGAAGATAATAATTCGCTTATATCAAATCTTAGTGCTAGAAACGAACGTGTTTATTTTGAAAAAAGTAGCTTTTATAGCACTTATGGTCAATTAAAACTGGATACATACGATGATAAGTACTTTCCGTCGAAAGGACTTTTTTTTGATGGTGATTTTCATTTTTATGTGTTGTCCTCTGATTTTAATGATAATTTCAAGGAATTTTCTATTGCCAAGGCTAGAATGGGAACTGCATTTCCATTACTTGAAAACCTTTCTATAAATATTGAAACCGAAGGTGGGTTTAAGTTGGGAACATCAGGGGTAACAACCTTTGATTTTGTTTTAGGAGGTTACGGGAATAACCTTATTAATAATTTTACGCCCTTCATTGGTTACGACTTTTTGTCGTTGCCCGGAAATAGTTATGTAAAGGCACATGGCCGATTGGATTTGGAAATTGCTCCTAAAAACCATGTGATGTTCACGGCGAATTTCGCCAACGTTGACGATGACCTCTTTAGGACTGGAGAATGGTTCACCGAACCTTCCTATTCAGGATATGGCATAAGCTATGGGTTAGAATCTTTCATGGGTCCCTTGCAGGTAATGTATTCATGGTCTCCTGAAGGCACAAGTCATTTCTTCTTTAGCCTTGGATATTGGTTTTAA
- a CDS encoding 5-formyltetrahydrofolate cyclo-ligase — MLKSELRLLFTERRNALQEKEITASSLLISNQLLKLPIWSFSFFHLFLPILEKKEIDTSYVLTILQGKDKNVVVPKMQDNNLINYLLTDNTLLRKNRWNVPEPVEGILIAPEQIEVVFIPLLAFDKQGNRVGYGKGYYDRFLKQCKADVIKIGLSFFDAEEEISDVFEADIPLDYCVTPKKIYSFSIS, encoded by the coding sequence ATGTTGAAATCTGAATTACGTTTACTATTTACTGAAAGGAGAAACGCCCTTCAGGAAAAAGAAATAACTGCATCAAGTTTATTGATTTCCAATCAATTGTTAAAACTCCCTATATGGAGTTTTTCTTTTTTCCACCTGTTCCTACCCATCTTAGAAAAAAAGGAAATAGATACCTCTTATGTTCTTACCATTTTGCAAGGGAAAGATAAAAATGTAGTCGTTCCGAAAATGCAGGACAACAACCTTATTAATTATTTACTTACCGATAATACCCTTTTGCGAAAGAATCGTTGGAATGTTCCTGAACCAGTCGAGGGCATACTAATAGCCCCAGAACAAATTGAAGTTGTATTCATTCCGCTGTTGGCATTTGACAAGCAGGGTAACCGGGTTGGTTACGGAAAAGGATATTATGACCGTTTTCTTAAACAGTGTAAAGCGGATGTTATAAAAATTGGGTTATCTTTTTTTGATGCCGAAGAAGAAATATCAGACGTTTTTGAGGCTGATATTCCGTTGGACTATTGTGTTACGCCCAAGAAAATCTATTCGTTTTCTATTTCTTGA
- a CDS encoding TraR/DksA family transcriptional regulator, producing MAKDLNVRYSDKDLAEFRSLIEDKIEKAKSHLELLKSSYMNDGNNGTDDTSPTFKAFEEGSHTMSKEANTQLAIRQEKFIRDLTNALLRIENKTYGICRVTNKLINKERLKLVPHATLSIEAKNMQK from the coding sequence ATGGCAAAAGATTTAAACGTAAGATATTCAGATAAGGATTTGGCAGAATTCAGGTCTTTGATTGAAGATAAAATTGAGAAAGCAAAGAGTCATCTAGAGTTGTTAAAAAGCTCATATATGAACGATGGTAATAATGGTACTGATGATACGTCACCTACCTTCAAGGCTTTTGAAGAGGGCTCTCATACAATGAGTAAAGAAGCAAATACCCAATTGGCGATTCGTCAAGAAAAGTTTATACGTGACCTAACAAATGCGCTTTTGCGTATAGAGAACAAAACTTATGGCATTTGCAGGGTAACCAACAAACTCATAAATAAGGAGCGATTAAAATTGGTTCCTCATGCCACTCTGAGTATTGAGGCGAAAAACATGCAAAAATAA